In Oryza sativa Japonica Group chromosome 11, ASM3414082v1, the following are encoded in one genomic region:
- the LOC4350906 gene encoding serine--tRNA ligase, chloroplastic/mitochondrial isoform X2: MKGKLEPSVRQALVEEGKNLKEGLIALEEDLVQLTDKLQLEAQSIPNTTHPDAPVGGEESSVVRKEVGSQRNFNFTIRDHLQLGKELDLFDFDAAAEVSGSKFYYLKNEAVLLEMALVNWAITEVSKKGFTPLITPEIVRSSVVEKCGFQPRAQNTQVYSIDNSDQCLIGTAEIPVGGIHMDSILPDSDLPRKYVAYSHCFRTEAGAAGAATRGLYRVHQFSKVEMFVFCRPEESDKCHEELITIEEELYASLGLHFKTLDMATGDLGAPAYRKFDIEAWMPGLDRYGEISSASNCTDYQSRRLGIRFRPSPADPPPANAKKGKGSSGPTQFVHTLNATAVAVPRLIICILENFQQEDGTVVIPEPLRPFMGGLEVLSPKTK, encoded by the exons ATGAAAGGGAAATTAGAACCATCTGTGCGTCAAGCCCTTGTTGAAGAAG GCAAGAACCTGAAAGAAGGGCTTATTGCCCTAGAAGAGGACCTTGTTCAGCTGACTGATAAGCTTCAACTAGAAGCACAAAGCATTCCTAACACCACACATCCAGATGCTCCTGTAGGGGGTGAGGAAAGTTCTGTCGTCAGAAAAGAG GTTGGTAGTCAGAGAAACTTCAATTTCACCATTAGAGATCACCTTCAGCTGGGAAAAGAACTTGATTTGTTTGATTTTGATGCAGCTGCTGAG GTTAGTGGCTCGAAGTTCTACTACTTAAAGAATGAAGCTGTTCTGTTGGAGATGGCCCTTGTTAATTGGGCCATCACTGAGGTCTCAAAGAAAGGTTTCACACCACTAATAACTCCGGAGATTGTAAGGTCATCTGTTGTTGAGAAATGTGGCTTCCAGCCAAGGGCCCAAAATACTCAG GTTTATTCGATCGATAACAGTGATCAGTGCCTCATAGGAACTGCAGAGATTCCTGTTGGCGGCATccatatggactctatactccctGATTCTGATTTGCCTCGAAAATATGTAGCCTATTCACATTGTTTTCGCACAGAAGCTGGTGCCGCAGGTGCTGCCACTAG GGGCCTCTACCGTGTACATCAGTTTAGCAAGGTTGAGATGTTTGTATTTTGCCGGCCAGAGGAGAGCGACAAGTGCCATGAAGAACTTATCACTATTGAAGAGGAACTTTATGCATCACTTGGACTTCATTTCAA AACTTTGGATATGGCGACTGGGGATCTGGGAGCACCGGCCTACAGAAAGTTTGACATTGAGGCATGGATGCCAGGCCTAGATAGGTACGGTGAG ATCTCGAGCGCGTCAAACTGCACAGACTATCAGAGCAGGCGGCTGGGCATCCGGTTTCGCCCATCACCTGCAGATCCTCCACCGGCGAACGCCAAGAAAGGAAAGGGCAGCTCAGGCCCAACACAGTTTGTCCACACGCTCAACGCGACAGCGGTTGCTGTTCCTCGCTTGATCATATGCATCCTGGAGAACTTTCAGCAAGAAGATGGAACGGTTGTGATCCCAGAGCCACTGAGGCCCTTCATGGGCGGACTTGAAGTGCTCTCCCCGAAAACCAAATGA
- the LOC4350905 gene encoding SEC12-like protein 2 has product MARRGGGQTYGFPIYCASWLPLAHILNPPPPVEEGDADADAGAASSESPATPPPPPPLMAALGGGGGEGRSGVPNALVVAALDTSAGAAAAAALSPDPVLRMGTEEQVPYRMGVHPRGDGVLCAFPNGCRLFRWESQEGEGPDNIALRADQEALTELSDAGLQLAVSFSGEGSILATGGEDGHLRVFKWPSMDSILEEPDTKTSVKDLTFSSDEHFLAVNRSSGPCRVWDLKSAEVVANLPREAGEIFGFCRFSNQTDNSQILFVTAMQGDYGKIISWNTTSWTRIGSNKITREAISAFAVSPDCTLLAIGTIEGSIIVLSSKNMRSLVTVKKAHLGIITTLAFSQDSRTLLSTSFDSTARVTSIGSPKSRGISIWTMILVIILAILAYYYMQHKEDLLARFLH; this is encoded by the exons atggcgcggcgcggcggcgggcagacGTACGGGTTCCCGATCTACTGCGCCTCGTGGCTGCCCCTCGCCCACATCCTCAATCCGCCTCctccggtggaggagggggaTGCGGACGCGGACGCGGGCGCGGCCTCGTCGGAGTCCCCCGctacgccgcctccgcctccgccgctcatGGCGGCGCTcgggggagggggcggggaGGGGCGGAGCGGCGTGCCCAACGCGCTGGTGGTGGCCGCGCTCGACACCTCCGCtggggcggccgcggcggcggcgctgtcccCCGACCCG GTGTTGAGGATGGGGACGGAGGAGCAGGTGCCGTACAGGATGGGCGTCCAcccgcgcggcgacggcgtcctcTGCGCATTCCCCAATGGCTGCAG GTTATTTCGATGGGAATCACAGGAAGGAGAGGGACCTGATAATATAGCTTTGAGGGCTGATCAGGAGGCACTGACAGAGTTGAGTGATGCTGGTTTGCAGTTAGCTGTGTCATTCAGTGGAGAAGGTTCAATACTTGCGACTGGTGGTGAG GATGGTCATTTAAGGGTCTTCAAATGGCCTTCCATGGATTCCATTCTTGAAGAACCCGATACGAAAACATCAGTGAAGGATTTAACCTTCAG CTCCGATGAACATTTCCTTGCTGTGAACAGAAGCAGTGGCCCATGTAGAGTATGGGACTTGAAGTCAGCAGAAGTTGTAGCTAATCTCCCAAGAGAAGCA GGAGAAATATTTGGTTTCTGCAGATTCTCTAATCAGACTGACAACAGTCAGATCCTCTTTGTTACAGCGATGCAAG GTGATTATGGGAAAATAATATCTTGGAATACGACCTCGTGGACGAGAATTGGGTCAAATAAAATAACACGTGAGGCAATTTCAGCATTTGCTGTCTCGCCTGATTGTACACTTCTTGCAAT TGGAACTATTGAAGGAAGCATTATTGTACTAAGTTCAAAAAATATGCGGTCGCTTGTAACAGTTAAAAAGGCACATCTTGGCATTATTACTACATTGGCATTCTCTCAAGATTCAAG GACCTTGCTGTCGACTTCCTTCGATTCTACTGCTAGGGTGACTTCAATTGGATCACCTAAGAGTCGTG GTATAAGTATATGGACCATGATACTGGTTATTATTCTTGCAATTTTGGCATACTACTATATGCAGCATAAAGAGGATCTCTTAGCAAGGTTTCTACATTGA
- the LOC4350906 gene encoding serine--tRNA ligase, chloroplastic/mitochondrial isoform X1 produces the protein MLTCGRFLSSSAAASTPSLSPFRNLTLSLLRRPHLRLLSSSATASAAAAAVEPDTKGGAGGGAAKPQWKAAIDFKWIRENTDAVAANIRDRNSAANLDLVLQLYDEYLALQKEVERLRAERNAVANKMKGKLEPSVRQALVEEGKNLKEGLIALEEDLVQLTDKLQLEAQSIPNTTHPDAPVGGEESSVVRKEVGSQRNFNFTIRDHLQLGKELDLFDFDAAAEVSGSKFYYLKNEAVLLEMALVNWAITEVSKKGFTPLITPEIVRSSVVEKCGFQPRAQNTQVYSIDNSDQCLIGTAEIPVGGIHMDSILPDSDLPRKYVAYSHCFRTEAGAAGAATRGLYRVHQFSKVEMFVFCRPEESDKCHEELITIEEELYASLGLHFKTLDMATGDLGAPAYRKFDIEAWMPGLDRYGEISSASNCTDYQSRRLGIRFRPSPADPPPANAKKGKGSSGPTQFVHTLNATAVAVPRLIICILENFQQEDGTVVIPEPLRPFMGGLEVLSPKTK, from the exons ATGCTGACCTGCGGccgcttcctctcctcctccgccgccgcctccaccccctccctctcccccttccggAACCTaaccctctccctcctccgccgtccccatctccgcctcctctcctcctccgccaccgcctccgccgccgccgccgccgtcgagcccgACACCAAGG GTGGcgcgggtggcggcgccgcGAAGCCGCAGTGGAAGGCGGCGATAGACTTCAAGTGGATCCGGGAGAACacggacgccgtcgccgccaacaTCCGCGACCGCAACTCCGCCGCCAACCTCGACCTCGTCCTCCAGCTCTACGACGAGTACCTCGCCTTGCAGAAG GAAGTTGAACGGCTCCGAGCTGAAAGAAATGCAGTTGCTAATAAGATGAAAGGGAAATTAGAACCATCTGTGCGTCAAGCCCTTGTTGAAGAAG GCAAGAACCTGAAAGAAGGGCTTATTGCCCTAGAAGAGGACCTTGTTCAGCTGACTGATAAGCTTCAACTAGAAGCACAAAGCATTCCTAACACCACACATCCAGATGCTCCTGTAGGGGGTGAGGAAAGTTCTGTCGTCAGAAAAGAG GTTGGTAGTCAGAGAAACTTCAATTTCACCATTAGAGATCACCTTCAGCTGGGAAAAGAACTTGATTTGTTTGATTTTGATGCAGCTGCTGAG GTTAGTGGCTCGAAGTTCTACTACTTAAAGAATGAAGCTGTTCTGTTGGAGATGGCCCTTGTTAATTGGGCCATCACTGAGGTCTCAAAGAAAGGTTTCACACCACTAATAACTCCGGAGATTGTAAGGTCATCTGTTGTTGAGAAATGTGGCTTCCAGCCAAGGGCCCAAAATACTCAG GTTTATTCGATCGATAACAGTGATCAGTGCCTCATAGGAACTGCAGAGATTCCTGTTGGCGGCATccatatggactctatactccctGATTCTGATTTGCCTCGAAAATATGTAGCCTATTCACATTGTTTTCGCACAGAAGCTGGTGCCGCAGGTGCTGCCACTAG GGGCCTCTACCGTGTACATCAGTTTAGCAAGGTTGAGATGTTTGTATTTTGCCGGCCAGAGGAGAGCGACAAGTGCCATGAAGAACTTATCACTATTGAAGAGGAACTTTATGCATCACTTGGACTTCATTTCAA AACTTTGGATATGGCGACTGGGGATCTGGGAGCACCGGCCTACAGAAAGTTTGACATTGAGGCATGGATGCCAGGCCTAGATAGGTACGGTGAG ATCTCGAGCGCGTCAAACTGCACAGACTATCAGAGCAGGCGGCTGGGCATCCGGTTTCGCCCATCACCTGCAGATCCTCCACCGGCGAACGCCAAGAAAGGAAAGGGCAGCTCAGGCCCAACACAGTTTGTCCACACGCTCAACGCGACAGCGGTTGCTGTTCCTCGCTTGATCATATGCATCCTGGAGAACTTTCAGCAAGAAGATGGAACGGTTGTGATCCCAGAGCCACTGAGGCCCTTCATGGGCGGACTTGAAGTGCTCTCCCCGAAAACCAAATGA